TCCGGGCAGCGACGCGCTGCCCGTTCTCGCGTTCGCGCCCGCCCTGCCTCCAGAGGCACTGGGCGACGCTTCCTTCTGCGCGCAGCAGGGCATCCGATACGCCTACATCGCGGGTGCCATGGCCAACGGCATCGCGTCAGAGGCGCTGGTCATCGCCATGGGGCGGGCCGGCATGCTTGGGGTGTTCGGGGCGGCGGGGCTTTCCCTGCCGCGCGTCGAGCAGGCCATCGATCGCATCCAGGCCGCACTGGGAGATCTGCCCTACGCCTTCAACCTCATCCACAGCCCGGGAGAGCCGGGTCTCGACGACCGCGTCGTCGACCTCTATCTTCGTCGCGGGGTGCGCCGCATCTGCGCGAGCGCGTTCCTCGATCTCACGCTGGCGGTGGTGCGCTACCGCTTCCACGGCATCCATCGAGACGCGGCCGGTGCGGTGGTGACGCCCAACCACGTGTACGCCAAGATCTCACGGGTCGAGCTGGCGCGCAAGTTCTTCGCGCCGCCTCCTCCGGACATGCTGTCGGCCCTCGTGAGCGCGGGCGCCCTCACCGCTGCGCAGGCCGAGCTGGCCGCGACCCTTCCCGTGGCGCAGGACATCACCGCCGAGGCAGATTCCGGCGGGCACACCGACAACCGTCCCGCGCTGGCCTTGTTCCCCACCATCGCAGCGGTGCGCGACGAGATGCAGCGCAAGCACGGCTACGCAGTACCGTTGCGGGTCGGCGCCGCAGGGGGCATCGGAACCCCTTCGGCTGCAGCTGCCGCCTTCGCCATGGGGGCCGCCTATGTCATGACGGGGTCGGTGAACCAGGCCTGCGTCGAGGCGGGTACTTCGGCGGCGGTGCGCGAGATGCTGGCGCAGGCCTCCCAGGCCGACGTTGCCATGGCGCCTGCGGCAGACATGTTCGAGATGGGCGTGAAGGTCCAGGT
Above is a window of Pseudomonadota bacterium DNA encoding:
- a CDS encoding PfaD family polyunsaturated fatty acid/polyketide biosynthesis protein; its protein translation is MNTLTNVMQCWWVPTGASRNGVTADLQHALLDLRRPLVIADRDGVAAVVRDGQIAFGEVRPGSDALPVLAFAPALPPEALGDASFCAQQGIRYAYIAGAMANGIASEALVIAMGRAGMLGVFGAAGLSLPRVEQAIDRIQAALGDLPYAFNLIHSPGEPGLDDRVVDLYLRRGVRRICASAFLDLTLAVVRYRFHGIHRDAAGAVVTPNHVYAKISRVELARKFFAPPPPDMLSALVSAGALTAAQAELAATLPVAQDITAEADSGGHTDNRPALALFPTIAAVRDEMQRKHGYAVPLRVGAAGGIGTPSAAAAAFAMGAAYVMTGSVNQACVEAGTSAAVREMLAQASQADVAMAPAADMFEMGVKVQVLKRGTMFSVRARKLYDLYRAHETLDALPASERAVLERDFFRCSLEQEWAQTRAFFETRDPRQIERAEREPRHKMALVFRSYLGRASGWANQGEASRRVDYQIWCGPAMGAFNEWARGSLFDDLSARTVETVALNIMIGAAVLTRAATIRAQGASLPPEAQQFPPMPIDRIRALLRPQSTTV